From Streptomyces chrestomyceticus JCM 4735, one genomic window encodes:
- a CDS encoding nuclear transport factor 2 family protein — MSPLDVLEQRCAAVTAQDADAFADLFAPDGVIELPFAGPDVPDRIEGREAIRVFARAAMSALRVDVLRTLAVHRTEDPEVVVAETLAKGVGRGDAFEGRSVQLFRIRDGRILLFRDYTGPLRKPS; from the coding sequence GTGAGCCCCCTGGACGTTCTCGAACAGCGGTGCGCCGCGGTCACGGCGCAGGACGCGGACGCCTTCGCGGACCTGTTCGCGCCGGACGGCGTGATCGAGCTGCCGTTCGCGGGCCCGGACGTCCCCGACCGCATCGAGGGCCGGGAGGCGATCCGTGTGTTCGCCCGGGCGGCGATGTCCGCCCTGCGCGTCGACGTGCTCCGGACGCTGGCCGTCCACCGCACCGAGGACCCGGAGGTCGTCGTCGCGGAGACGCTCGCCAAGGGCGTGGGGCGCGGCGACGCGTTCGAGGGCCGCTCGGTGCAGCTCTTCCGCATCCGGGACGGCAGAATCCTGCTGTTCCGCGACTACACCGGGCCGTTGCGCAAGCCTTCCTGA
- a CDS encoding DUF6480 family protein, translating into MNDAPKNPDPVPERTAGLEPGGGVPPGETPPAEGSTPDAGPLETHNPTRGWSKGPVLALAVVVVLVAAFFIARIWGV; encoded by the coding sequence ATGAACGATGCACCGAAGAACCCGGACCCGGTACCGGAGCGCACCGCCGGACTGGAGCCGGGCGGCGGGGTCCCGCCGGGCGAGACACCGCCCGCCGAGGGCAGCACCCCGGACGCCGGGCCCCTGGAGACCCACAACCCGACCCGCGGCTGGTCCAAGGGACCGGTGCTGGCGCTCGCCGTCGTGGTCGTCCTTGTGGCTGCCTTCTTCATCGCCCGTATCTGGGGCGTGTAG